CGAAAATTTGCAGCCTGGCGATGGAGTGCAGGTTAGCGGCGAAGAGCAGTCGTTGGGGCGATGATTCGAGAACAAGCGAGACGATGATGACCTTGGTAGAACTGAAAAACGTCAGTAAGTCCTTCAGCAAGGGGGACGAAACGATCACGCCACTGGACGACGTGAGCCTGCAAATTGGCGAGGGGGAATTTGTCTCGTTGATGGGGCCCAGCGGTACCGGCAAGAGCACGCTGTTGAATCTGGTCAGCGGGATCGATCGCCCAGACAGCGGCACGATCATCGTCGATGGGACCGAGGTGACTCGGTTGTCGCGGGGCCAGTTGGCTGATTGGCGAGCGGCAAACCTGGGCTACATCTTCCAAACGCACAACCTGATCCCGGTGCTGACGGCCTACGAAAATGTCGAGCTGCCGACGATGTTGTTGAAGCTGACGCGGGCACAGCGGCGGCAACGCGTCGAACTGGCTCTCGAAGCGGTGGGGCTTGCCGATCGATCCGACCACTACCCGCGGCAGCTGTCCGGTGGCCAAGAGCAACGCGTCGGGATCGCGCGGGCGATCGTGGCTCATCCCAAAGTTGTTGTCGCCGACGAACCGACGGGTAGCCTGGATACGCAGACCAGCGAACAGATCCAGT
Above is a genomic segment from Rosistilla ulvae containing:
- a CDS encoding ABC transporter ATP-binding protein, whose protein sequence is MTLVELKNVSKSFSKGDETITPLDDVSLQIGEGEFVSLMGPSGTGKSTLLNLVSGIDRPDSGTIIVDGTEVTRLSRGQLADWRAANLGYIFQTHNLIPVLTAYENVELPTMLLKLTRAQRRQRVELALEAVGLADRSDHYPRQLSGGQEQRVGIARAIVAHPKVVVADEPTGSLDTQTSEQIQLLLQRLNRELNITMLMVTHDSDVAAIASRQLVLDRGKFIESQAATV